The following proteins are encoded in a genomic region of Desulfatiglans anilini DSM 4660:
- a CDS encoding glycosyltransferase family 9 protein — translation MKAPERILIVKLSAIGDVVHSLPFLEVVKRTWPQARIDWVVEEAAAPIVLGHPALDRVWVSRRKAWQRALTKGPGRAAAVREAAAFAGALRRERYDLVVDLQGLFKSGVVTGLARGRRKVGMSGTREGSAFFLTEAPVPVDYEIHAILRYLEVGRALGCDTSVWDGVIPVGEKDREEVERLFEEHRWGLRPLVALNPMAKWATKLWEPERFGALADRIGSELQADIAFTGGPEDRGVIEAIVGGMSHPAANLAGRTGLKTLAWLYRRAALLICTDTGPMHMAASMGCPVVALFGPTAPWRTGPYGLLHRVVRTGIACSPCFRKRCEERTCMRGITVESVFAAAAEALQVRQEIPA, via the coding sequence GTGAAGGCCCCGGAGCGGATCCTGATCGTGAAGCTCAGCGCCATCGGCGACGTGGTGCACAGCCTCCCCTTCCTGGAGGTGGTGAAGCGGACATGGCCGCAGGCCAGAATCGACTGGGTCGTCGAGGAGGCGGCGGCTCCCATCGTCCTCGGGCATCCGGCGCTCGACCGGGTGTGGGTCTCCCGCCGGAAGGCCTGGCAGCGCGCCCTGACGAAGGGGCCCGGCCGGGCCGCGGCCGTCCGTGAAGCGGCCGCCTTTGCCGGGGCCCTGCGGAGGGAGCGCTATGACCTCGTGGTGGATCTTCAGGGGCTCTTCAAGAGCGGGGTTGTCACGGGGTTGGCACGCGGGCGGCGGAAGGTCGGAATGAGCGGCACGCGGGAGGGCTCTGCCTTCTTCCTGACCGAGGCCCCCGTTCCTGTCGATTACGAGATCCACGCCATTTTGCGCTATCTCGAGGTGGGCAGGGCGCTCGGATGCGACACCTCCGTGTGGGATGGTGTGATCCCGGTCGGTGAAAAGGATCGGGAGGAGGTCGAGCGCCTTTTCGAGGAACACCGCTGGGGCCTGCGGCCCCTGGTCGCCCTCAACCCGATGGCCAAGTGGGCGACCAAGCTCTGGGAGCCCGAGCGGTTCGGGGCCCTGGCCGACCGGATCGGATCGGAGCTGCAGGCGGACATCGCGTTTACGGGCGGGCCCGAGGACCGGGGCGTCATCGAGGCCATCGTGGGCGGCATGTCCCATCCGGCCGCGAACCTCGCCGGCCGCACCGGCCTGAAGACTTTGGCATGGCTTTATCGGCGCGCCGCGCTGCTCATCTGCACCGACACGGGCCCCATGCACATGGCGGCGTCCATGGGCTGCCCGGTCGTGGCGCTCTTCGGGCCGACCGCCCCATGGCGCACCGGGCCTTACGGCCTTCTGCACCGCGTCGTCAGGACCGGGATTGCCTGCAGCCCCTGCTTCCGGAAACGCTGTGAGGAGAGGACGTGCATGCGGGGGATTACGGTTGAGAGCGTCTTTGCAGCGGCGGCCGAGGCGCTGCAAGTGCGACAGGAAATTCCTGCCTGA
- a CDS encoding menaquinone biosynthesis decarboxylase has translation MFETLQKAIEAFEAQGELVRVKEPLSPHLEISEVTDRVVKKRGPALLFERPAGHGYPVLTNLFGSLKRVQAIFDIRSLDDLGRRFETLLNVRPPTGWIDKLKLLPRMKELGDIFPKTVKDAPCQEVVETEKCDLGALPVLTCWPEDGGPFITLPVVVTRDPASGRRNVGMYRMQVFDAKSTGMHWHLHKGGAAHYLQAARGSAPMPVAVALGPDPITTYSATAPLPDGIDEFMLAGFLRRKPVKLVRCVTCDLEVPAESQFVIEGFVRPGETRREGPFGDHTGFYSPADDYPVFHVTAITRRSNPIYTATVVGRPPMEDGLLGKVTERLFLPLIRQQMPEIVDMNLPVEGVFHNLCFVAIDKRYPGHAQKVMHALWGLGQMMFTKMIFVFDAEVDVQNVGEVLFRLGGNVDPGRDLTVVRGPVDALDHAAPLPNLGTKMGVDCTRKWSGEGYEREWPELIRMSDSVRTKIDQLWNRLKL, from the coding sequence GTGTTTGAAACCTTGCAGAAGGCGATAGAGGCGTTCGAGGCGCAGGGCGAACTCGTCCGCGTCAAGGAGCCCCTGAGCCCGCACCTCGAGATCAGCGAGGTCACCGACCGGGTGGTGAAAAAGAGAGGCCCGGCGCTTCTCTTCGAGCGCCCGGCCGGACACGGGTACCCGGTGCTCACGAATCTGTTCGGTTCCTTAAAGCGGGTGCAGGCGATCTTCGACATCCGCTCGCTCGACGACCTCGGGCGGCGCTTTGAGACGCTTCTGAACGTGCGTCCGCCCACCGGCTGGATCGACAAGCTCAAACTGCTGCCGAGGATGAAGGAACTAGGGGATATTTTCCCGAAAACCGTCAAGGACGCCCCCTGCCAGGAAGTGGTGGAGACCGAAAAATGCGATCTCGGGGCGCTGCCGGTCCTGACCTGCTGGCCCGAAGACGGCGGCCCGTTCATCACGCTGCCCGTAGTGGTCACGCGCGATCCGGCCAGCGGCCGGCGGAACGTAGGGATGTACCGCATGCAGGTCTTCGACGCGAAGAGCACCGGAATGCACTGGCATCTGCACAAGGGCGGCGCGGCGCACTACCTTCAGGCGGCGCGGGGGTCGGCTCCCATGCCGGTCGCAGTGGCCCTCGGGCCCGATCCCATCACGACCTATTCCGCCACCGCCCCTCTGCCGGACGGGATCGACGAGTTCATGCTGGCCGGTTTTCTACGCCGCAAACCGGTGAAACTCGTGCGGTGCGTGACCTGCGACCTGGAGGTCCCGGCCGAGAGTCAGTTCGTGATCGAGGGGTTTGTCCGCCCGGGCGAGACACGCCGAGAAGGCCCCTTTGGGGATCACACCGGCTTCTACTCCCCGGCCGATGACTACCCCGTCTTTCACGTCACGGCGATCACCCGGCGCTCCAACCCCATCTATACGGCCACCGTCGTGGGCCGCCCGCCCATGGAAGATGGCCTCCTCGGCAAGGTGACCGAGCGGCTTTTCCTGCCGTTGATCCGGCAGCAGATGCCCGAGATCGTCGACATGAACCTGCCCGTCGAGGGGGTGTTCCACAATCTCTGCTTCGTCGCCATCGACAAACGCTATCCGGGGCACGCCCAGAAGGTCATGCACGCCCTCTGGGGCCTCGGGCAGATGATGTTCACCAAGATGATCTTCGTTTTCGACGCGGAGGTCGATGTGCAGAACGTCGGCGAGGTCCTCTTCCGCCTCGGGGGGAATGTGGATCCGGGGCGGGACCTCACGGTCGTTCGCGGGCCCGTCGACGCCCTCGACCACGCCGCGCCGCTCCCGAACCTCGGCACTAAGATGGGGGTCGACTGCACCCGGAAGTGGTCCGGGGAAGGCTACGAGCGTGAATGGCCGGAGTTGATCCGGATGTCCGACAGCGTCCGGACGAAGATCGACCAACTCTGGAACCGGTTGAAGCTATGA
- a CDS encoding lysophospholipid acyltransferase family protein — protein MKKRSGREKPSTRWIYRGLSGLVRLLARIPFPVSQKLGRRMGGLFACIPLKRPRVAVENLLASFGPALSRPEAERLYRRLMGHFGAMLFELPHIFTMTERSLSRYVTFDHPERMEQALAKGKGCFILTAHFGNWELMSAAACLRYAPNAAVVARPMDFPPVERLFTDLRTRFGTEVIPKDHGMRRIMRVLRENRPIGILLDQNVDWYAGVFVPFMGRPACTNKGLALMALKTGAPVVPIYALREADGRYRVVFEEEVRLCVTGDKTRDVEENTRIFTEIIESWVRRHPEQWFWFHRRWKTRPFCPLPGAAFPPAGGAPSDTFAAAPGGCSGKGPPGGAAACASTVDAATVCTDGANVPTLSPIGGPA, from the coding sequence TTGAAGAAGCGATCCGGAAGAGAAAAACCATCGACGCGATGGATTTATAGGGGACTCTCGGGCCTGGTCCGTCTGCTGGCACGCATCCCGTTCCCGGTGAGCCAGAAGCTCGGGCGCAGGATGGGAGGCCTGTTCGCGTGCATCCCCCTGAAGCGCCCGCGTGTGGCCGTCGAGAACCTGCTCGCATCGTTCGGGCCCGCGCTGTCACGCCCGGAGGCCGAGCGTCTGTACCGCCGGCTGATGGGGCACTTCGGCGCCATGCTCTTCGAACTGCCGCACATCTTCACGATGACGGAGCGGAGCCTTTCGCGCTATGTGACCTTCGACCACCCGGAACGGATGGAGCAGGCCCTGGCCAAGGGAAAGGGCTGCTTCATCCTGACGGCCCATTTCGGGAACTGGGAGCTCATGAGCGCGGCGGCGTGCCTCCGCTACGCCCCGAATGCTGCCGTGGTCGCCCGGCCGATGGATTTTCCGCCTGTCGAACGGCTGTTCACCGATCTCCGCACCCGCTTCGGTACGGAGGTGATCCCCAAGGACCACGGGATGCGCCGGATCATGCGGGTCCTGCGGGAGAACCGTCCGATCGGCATCCTGCTCGACCAGAACGTCGACTGGTACGCCGGGGTCTTCGTGCCGTTCATGGGGCGGCCGGCCTGCACGAACAAGGGGCTGGCGCTGATGGCCCTCAAGACCGGCGCCCCGGTGGTCCCCATCTATGCCCTGCGGGAGGCGGACGGCCGCTACCGGGTGGTCTTCGAGGAGGAGGTCCGTCTATGCGTAACGGGGGACAAAACCCGGGATGTAGAGGAGAACACGCGTATATTTACGGAGATCATCGAATCATGGGTGCGCCGGCACCCCGAGCAGTGGTTCTGGTTCCACCGGCGCTGGAAGACGCGCCCTTTCTGCCCCCTGCCCGGGGCGGCCTTTCCTCCGGCGGGAGGCGCTCCGTCCGATACATTTGCGGCGGCGCCCGGCGGGTGTTCAGGAAAGGGTCCACCCGGCGGGGCGGCGGCATGCGCCTCTACGGTTGATGCAGCGACGGTTTGCACGGATGGAGCGAACGTTCCGACCCTGTCCCCGATCGGGGGGCCGGCATGA
- a CDS encoding amidohydrolase family protein: MKAGWHRAGWVMVDPATVLPNAGVLVADGRIQAVERCRPGAAAVDHGPGVIMPGLVNAHTHLGLSALKGRVPSTGGFQHWVEALMALRASLPEEALGAAACSAAADMHADGAALVAEVGALAPGAEAIRRAGLRGLLFLEGLGAGSAVEPLPEDERGLFYSWAGHAPHTTSPEKLRALKCAAASRGRPFGLHLAESEEETAFLASGRGPWADLMARRGHDLAAWGPWGERPVARALRLGLLDVGTLAVHLLTASREEIQTLAGTGCRVCLCPRSNSVLHGRLPDVEAMLESGIRPALGTDSLASTPTLDLFDEMRFMVHSFPEIDPREIVAMATLNGAEALGVGGLGHCRPGALGRLLYVELEARTPREVLERLAAGRGRGVSWCLEKTDIRMDRGEEGGGL; this comes from the coding sequence ATGAAGGCGGGTTGGCATCGGGCCGGCTGGGTCATGGTGGACCCGGCAACCGTCCTGCCGAACGCCGGGGTCCTGGTCGCGGACGGGCGCATCCAGGCGGTGGAGCGCTGCCGGCCGGGTGCGGCGGCGGTGGATCACGGGCCGGGTGTGATCATGCCGGGGCTCGTGAACGCGCACACCCATCTCGGCCTTTCCGCCCTCAAGGGGCGTGTCCCGTCGACCGGAGGGTTTCAGCACTGGGTGGAGGCCCTCATGGCCCTGAGGGCATCCCTGCCGGAGGAGGCGCTCGGCGCTGCGGCATGCAGCGCGGCGGCAGACATGCACGCGGACGGTGCGGCGCTTGTGGCCGAGGTGGGCGCGCTTGCGCCCGGGGCCGAGGCTATCCGCCGGGCGGGTTTGCGCGGCCTGCTCTTTTTGGAGGGCCTGGGCGCGGGGAGCGCGGTCGAGCCGCTGCCCGAGGATGAACGGGGCCTCTTTTACAGCTGGGCCGGGCACGCGCCCCACACGACGAGCCCTGAGAAGCTTCGCGCCCTCAAATGCGCCGCCGCGTCCCGGGGCCGGCCTTTCGGACTGCATCTGGCCGAATCGGAGGAAGAGACGGCCTTTCTCGCGTCCGGGCGGGGGCCGTGGGCGGATTTGATGGCGCGCCGCGGCCACGATCTCGCGGCCTGGGGCCCATGGGGGGAGAGGCCTGTCGCACGGGCGCTCCGCCTCGGGCTTCTCGACGTCGGCACACTGGCGGTCCATCTGCTGACGGCAAGCCGGGAAGAGATCCAGACCCTGGCGGGGACTGGGTGCCGTGTCTGCCTCTGCCCGCGCTCCAACAGCGTTCTCCATGGAAGGCTCCCCGATGTCGAGGCCATGCTGGAGAGCGGAATCCGCCCGGCGCTCGGGACCGACTCGCTCGCGAGCACCCCGACGCTCGATCTGTTCGACGAGATGCGCTTCATGGTCCACTCTTTTCCGGAGATCGACCCCCGGGAGATCGTCGCCATGGCGACCCTGAACGGGGCCGAGGCCCTGGGGGTGGGCGGCCTCGGCCATTGCCGCCCGGGGGCGCTCGGCCGGCTGCTTTACGTCGAACTGGAGGCGCGTACCCCCCGGGAGGTCCTGGAGCGCCTCGCTGCCGGCAGGGGGAGGGGTGTGTCCTGGTGCCTCGAGAAGACCGACATCAGGATGGACCGCGGCGAGGAAGGCGGCGGCCTCTGA
- a CDS encoding UbiA-like polyprenyltransferase produces MKIRDLLSLVKIEHTLFALPLALIGTLMAARGLPPFGVFFWVALAFTAARTVAMAFNRIVDRRLDARNPRTADRDIPVGKISLQRAAALTIVAAAVFFLSAWALNPLCLALSPFALGLLAGYSYTKRFTVLSHYILGLCLGLAPVAGWIAVTGSFGWAPAVLGAGVVFWVGGFDILYACQDVAFDRRTGLFSIPARFGEARAMQIARLSHAAAYLFFVLSGLVASLGWCFFALSLVTAALLYWEHRLVAPDNLTRLELAFFRVNSMVSLSLLLAVIGGLWC; encoded by the coding sequence ATGAAGATCAGAGACCTCCTGAGCCTCGTCAAGATCGAGCACACCCTCTTCGCGCTGCCCCTGGCGCTGATCGGCACCCTGATGGCGGCCCGCGGCCTGCCCCCGTTCGGGGTCTTCTTCTGGGTCGCCCTGGCCTTTACGGCCGCGCGGACCGTAGCGATGGCCTTCAACCGGATCGTCGACCGGCGCCTGGACGCCCGGAACCCGCGGACCGCGGACCGGGACATCCCGGTCGGAAAGATCTCGCTTCAAAGGGCGGCGGCTCTGACCATCGTTGCGGCGGCGGTCTTCTTCCTGTCGGCCTGGGCCTTGAATCCGCTTTGCCTTGCGCTCTCGCCGTTCGCGCTCGGGCTGCTCGCCGGCTACTCCTATACCAAGCGGTTCACCGTTCTGTCCCATTATATCCTCGGGCTCTGCCTGGGGCTCGCCCCTGTCGCCGGGTGGATCGCGGTCACGGGGAGTTTCGGCTGGGCGCCCGCGGTCCTGGGGGCCGGCGTGGTGTTCTGGGTGGGGGGTTTCGATATCCTTTACGCCTGCCAGGATGTGGCCTTCGACCGCCGGACGGGCCTTTTTTCGATCCCGGCGCGGTTCGGCGAGGCCCGGGCGATGCAGATCGCACGCCTGAGCCATGCGGCCGCCTATCTTTTCTTCGTGCTGAGCGGGCTTGTGGCCTCCCTCGGGTGGTGCTTTTTCGCCCTCAGCCTGGTCACGGCCGCCCTTCTCTACTGGGAGCACCGGCTGGTTGCGCCCGACAACCTGACCCGGCTCGAACTCGCGTTCTTCCGGGTGAATTCCATGGTGAGCCTGAGCCTTCTTCTGGCGGTGATCGGCGGTCTGTGGTGTTGA
- the mqnE gene encoding aminofutalosine synthase MqnE yields MTESFEENEVQAPGRTAWEAPVDPALTSIGDKLARGGRLDFEDGLACLETHDLIGLGRLALNVRTRLYGDEAYYVANQHLNYTNICINHCRFCAFHRAPGDPEGYLMTPEEAAGRITATDANDVREVHVVGGCNPEPDLAYYVALLEALGRARPGLKLKAFTAVEIAHIASRAGCTTREVLERLRGAGLSAMPGGGAEVFSERIHQALFPRKIGADEWLAVHGEAHALGLRTNATLLFGHIETHAERVEHLLRLRRQQDLSGGFQCFILLPFHPANTPMAHLPGPSGVDILKTMALSRLMLDNIPHLKAYWIMLGLKFTQVALHFGADDLEGTIVQERIAHQAGAATAQGLTRAQVEAMITAAGFRPVERNTFHERVEAA; encoded by the coding sequence ATGACTGAAAGCTTCGAGGAAAATGAGGTGCAGGCGCCGGGGCGGACCGCCTGGGAGGCCCCCGTCGATCCGGCGCTGACATCGATCGGCGACAAGCTCGCGCGGGGCGGGCGGCTGGATTTCGAGGACGGGCTGGCCTGCCTCGAGACCCACGATCTCATAGGCCTGGGGCGCCTAGCCTTGAACGTCCGCACGCGCCTGTACGGGGACGAGGCCTATTACGTCGCCAACCAGCACCTGAACTACACCAACATCTGCATCAACCACTGCCGCTTCTGCGCGTTCCACCGGGCCCCCGGCGATCCTGAGGGGTACCTCATGACCCCGGAGGAGGCCGCCGGGCGCATTACGGCGACGGATGCGAACGATGTGCGCGAGGTCCACGTGGTCGGCGGGTGCAACCCGGAGCCCGATCTGGCCTACTATGTGGCGCTGCTGGAGGCCCTCGGCCGGGCCCGGCCGGGCCTGAAGCTCAAGGCCTTCACGGCGGTCGAGATCGCGCACATCGCCTCGCGCGCGGGTTGTACGACCCGCGAGGTGCTCGAGCGGCTCCGCGGGGCGGGCCTCTCCGCCATGCCCGGCGGCGGGGCGGAGGTCTTTTCCGAGCGGATCCACCAGGCGCTCTTCCCCCGGAAGATCGGAGCCGATGAGTGGCTCGCCGTTCATGGCGAGGCGCATGCGCTCGGGCTTCGCACCAACGCGACCCTGCTCTTCGGCCACATCGAGACGCATGCGGAGCGCGTGGAGCACCTCCTCAGGCTGCGGAGGCAGCAGGACCTGAGCGGCGGCTTCCAGTGCTTCATCCTCCTGCCGTTCCACCCGGCCAACACCCCCATGGCGCATCTGCCCGGACCGAGCGGGGTGGACATCCTGAAGACGATGGCCTTGAGCCGCCTGATGCTGGACAACATCCCCCACCTCAAGGCCTACTGGATCATGCTGGGGCTGAAGTTCACGCAGGTGGCGCTGCACTTCGGCGCCGACGATCTCGAGGGCACCATCGTCCAGGAGCGGATCGCCCATCAGGCCGGGGCGGCGACCGCCCAGGGGCTGACGCGCGCCCAGGTGGAGGCGATGATCACCGCCGCCGGCTTCCGGCCGGTCGAGCGGAACACCTTTCACGAAAGGGTCGAAGCGGCATGA
- a CDS encoding Trm112 family protein has product MAVSKELLDILACPKCRGELHLNEQGDGLICEACRLLYEIRDDIPIMLIDEATPLDRP; this is encoded by the coding sequence ATGGCCGTGAGCAAGGAATTGCTGGATATCCTGGCCTGCCCGAAATGCCGGGGCGAGCTGCATTTGAATGAACAGGGCGACGGATTGATCTGCGAGGCCTGCCGGCTGCTTTATGAGATCCGGGACGATATCCCGATCATGCTGATCGATGAGGCCACGCCGCTCGACAGGCCTTAG
- the mqnC gene encoding cyclic dehypoxanthinyl futalosine synthase — translation MRLGGIAEKALAGERISFREARALDREADLLTLGRLAHARRLSLHPEGVVTYAVDRNINYTNICVSGCRFCAFYRSEGHPEAYVLDRETLAQKLEETRALGGTHILFQGGLNASLDLAWHEDTVRFIRSFGLQVHGYSPPEIVFFARQAGATIREVIERLVGAGLGSIPGGGAEILTDRVRRRISPGKADSREWLEVMETAHTLGLKTSATMMFGHVESLDDRLAHLIRLRRLQDRTGGFTAFIPWPYQPGAATLPAETRGGVSYLRLLALSRIVLDNFPHVQASWVTQGAHVGQAALHFGADDLGSTMIEENVVAAAGVRNRMGEADMVRLIEEAGFAARQRGPVYGQVVRP, via the coding sequence ATGAGGCTCGGCGGGATTGCGGAAAAGGCTCTGGCCGGGGAGCGCATCTCCTTCCGGGAGGCACGGGCCCTCGACCGGGAGGCGGACCTGCTCACGCTGGGCCGCCTGGCGCATGCCCGGCGGCTGAGCCTGCACCCGGAAGGGGTCGTCACCTACGCCGTCGACCGCAATATCAACTACACCAACATCTGCGTCTCGGGCTGCCGCTTCTGCGCCTTCTACCGCTCCGAAGGCCACCCGGAGGCCTACGTCCTCGACCGGGAGACCCTGGCGCAAAAGCTCGAAGAGACCCGGGCTCTCGGCGGCACGCACATCTTGTTTCAGGGCGGCCTCAACGCGTCCCTCGATCTGGCCTGGCACGAGGACACGGTCCGGTTCATCCGCTCCTTCGGTCTGCAGGTGCACGGCTACTCCCCGCCGGAGATCGTCTTCTTCGCCCGGCAGGCCGGTGCGACGATCCGGGAGGTGATCGAACGTCTGGTGGGGGCGGGGCTCGGCTCCATCCCCGGGGGCGGCGCCGAGATCCTCACGGACCGGGTGCGGCGGCGGATCTCCCCCGGGAAGGCCGACAGCCGCGAGTGGCTCGAGGTCATGGAGACGGCTCACACGCTTGGGTTGAAGACCTCGGCCACCATGATGTTCGGCCATGTCGAATCCCTCGATGACCGGCTTGCCCATTTGATCCGCCTTCGGCGCCTGCAGGACCGGACGGGCGGGTTTACGGCCTTCATCCCGTGGCCTTATCAGCCCGGGGCGGCCACCCTGCCGGCCGAGACCCGCGGCGGCGTGAGCTACCTGCGCCTGCTCGCCCTTTCCCGCATCGTGCTCGACAACTTCCCGCACGTGCAGGCCTCCTGGGTTACCCAGGGCGCCCACGTGGGGCAGGCGGCGCTGCACTTCGGGGCGGACGACCTCGGTTCGACCATGATCGAGGAGAACGTGGTGGCTGCCGCCGGTGTACGCAACCGCATGGGGGAGGCCGACATGGTCCGCCTGATCGAGGAGGCCGGCTTCGCGGCTCGGCAGCGGGGACCGGTTTACGGACAGGTCGTGCGCCCATGA
- the waaF gene encoding lipopolysaccharide heptosyltransferase II, which translates to MIEGLKREVPAPAMRGGGPIDRRSVHRVLVRATNWVGDMVMCLPALEALRENFPSARITVLALPWVSALLQGHPAVDDLLVLRKSGAFAADAAARIRCAGAVRKGGFDLAVLFQNAFEAALLAFLGGVPRRLGYNTDGRGPLLSHRVVREPAVLEVHQVEYYLAILKAAGLAAESREPRLFLADADAEAAAGWFEREGIGADAPVVGLSPGAMYGSAKRWPAERFAAVGDLAARLWGAKVLIFGSGRESAICEQVAAAMQRPSIDLCGRTSLGAAVGLIGRCNAFMTNDSGLMHIAAALGVPTLAVFGSTDPQATGPRGARTAMVRHPVECAPCLEPDCPKGHHGCMLSIEPAEVWRALETLTGRA; encoded by the coding sequence ATGATCGAAGGGCTGAAGCGTGAGGTGCCCGCGCCCGCGATGCGGGGGGGCGGCCCGATCGACCGCCGGTCCGTTCACCGCGTCCTGGTCCGGGCGACCAACTGGGTGGGCGACATGGTGATGTGCCTGCCGGCCCTGGAGGCCCTGAGGGAAAATTTCCCGTCGGCCCGGATCACGGTCCTGGCCCTTCCGTGGGTCTCCGCCCTCTTGCAGGGGCACCCCGCGGTGGATGATCTGCTCGTGCTCCGGAAAAGCGGGGCGTTCGCAGCGGATGCCGCCGCCCGCATCCGGTGCGCCGGCGCGGTCCGCAAAGGCGGATTCGACTTGGCGGTTCTCTTCCAGAACGCCTTCGAGGCGGCGCTCCTGGCGTTCCTCGGAGGCGTTCCCCGGAGGCTCGGGTACAACACGGATGGGAGGGGCCCCCTGCTGAGCCACCGCGTGGTCCGCGAGCCGGCGGTCCTCGAGGTCCACCAGGTGGAGTACTACCTCGCGATCCTGAAGGCGGCCGGGTTGGCGGCGGAAAGCCGCGAACCGCGTCTTTTTCTCGCAGATGCCGATGCGGAGGCCGCCGCAGGCTGGTTCGAGCGGGAGGGGATCGGGGCCGATGCGCCCGTGGTGGGATTGAGCCCGGGAGCCATGTACGGTTCGGCCAAGCGTTGGCCGGCCGAGCGGTTCGCCGCGGTGGGGGACCTGGCCGCCCGGCTCTGGGGGGCGAAGGTCCTCATCTTCGGCAGCGGCAGGGAAAGCGCGATCTGCGAGCAGGTGGCCGCCGCGATGCAGCGACCCTCCATCGATCTGTGCGGGCGGACCTCCCTCGGCGCGGCGGTGGGCCTGATCGGGCGCTGCAACGCCTTCATGACCAACGACTCGGGCCTGATGCACATCGCGGCGGCCCTCGGTGTGCCGACCCTGGCGGTCTTCGGGTCTACCGACCCTCAGGCGACGGGCCCCCGGGGTGCACGGACGGCCATGGTGCGTCACCCGGTCGAATGCGCACCCTGCCTCGAGCCCGATTGCCCGAAGGGTCATCACGGCTGCATGCTTTCGATCGAGCCGGCCGAGGTCTGGCGGGCGCTCGAGACCCTGACCGGGAGGGCGTGA
- a CDS encoding D-glycero-alpha-D-manno-heptose-1,7-bisphosphate 7-phosphatase, giving the protein MPKPAVFLDRDGTINEQMGYINHPSRLVLLPGAGKAIRRLNRSGHLVIVVSNQSGVARGYFPYELVEEVHERMRGLLALDGALLDGVFFCPHHPGGSVAPFAQVCGCRKPRTGLIDEAVGRLDIDLERSVVVGDRMDDIELAHRAGVPGILVRTGYGLGEERYILPRHPLRPAVVVDDLTQAVDWILGEGSLAAPAAAVEAPPAGKEVL; this is encoded by the coding sequence ATGCCGAAGCCGGCTGTTTTTCTGGACCGCGACGGGACGATCAACGAGCAGATGGGCTACATCAACCACCCGAGCCGCCTCGTGCTGCTGCCCGGGGCGGGAAAGGCCATCCGCCGATTGAACCGCAGCGGGCATCTGGTGATCGTTGTCTCGAACCAGTCGGGCGTCGCCCGCGGGTATTTTCCTTACGAGCTCGTGGAGGAGGTGCACGAGCGCATGCGGGGCCTGCTCGCCCTGGACGGGGCGCTTCTGGACGGCGTCTTTTTCTGCCCCCATCACCCCGGGGGGTCGGTTGCGCCCTTCGCGCAGGTGTGCGGCTGCCGCAAACCCCGGACCGGCTTGATCGACGAGGCCGTAGGGCGCCTCGACATCGACCTTGAGAGGTCCGTTGTCGTCGGGGACCGCATGGACGACATCGAACTCGCGCACCGGGCGGGTGTTCCAGGCATCCTCGTCCGGACGGGCTACGGCCTGGGCGAGGAGCGCTATATCCTGCCTCGTCATCCCCTTCGGCCTGCCGTGGTGGTCGATGACTTGACCCAGGCGGTGGACTGGATCCTCGGGGAGGGGAGCCTCGCCGCCCCGGCCGCCGCCGTTGAGGCGCCACCGGCGGGCAAGGAGGTCTTGTGA